A part of Perca fluviatilis chromosome 15, GENO_Pfluv_1.0, whole genome shotgun sequence genomic DNA contains:
- the LOC120574980 gene encoding uncharacterized protein LOC120574980: protein MSNLEIFSNRRPQTERRNMSAARKELQEVLCCYTEDTLVYIDTVRTFCERNPKWMLGRETELEMMRDIKYRADNIDLSIGHVGQSKNKGKAFWEYMKSKVTQVTADSRRAELETELAAVLKDTLRGLEKLNCFLDAVENLAVTSLHVFMEQNQVLHLPEGISPEHVQVVISAARIICPHLLEFKSDTSVFFLPKLQNVEVLAYQLDSYIKTTQKICEKLEKSSLSDFCLEMNDESLVDLDVDLSEDDIQRMLHHINQLDEIRMNQSFRTVFLYQDEPCSGFIDMFSERQPRMLQFLKDLEENAVQLDRMNTGARISSVAGSSVGAVGGVLSIIGLALIPVTAGASLVLTLTGVGLGITSGVNSAVTTATEIGVNHTQQKKASEVFQSFMEDVQDLQDCLKVEIKEETSPIDVVVGVGKVISNAASAVKMLKSEELIASAGKMAVQEGKALRNVPRVAADIPDIGQAAVKGPLALSKSARAGLIGLNALFLGMDIFFICKDSISLAKGSKSEVSQFIRARTALWRSELDSLQKIHGFLCEGQLTSEENKAILESPFYPEKEMKKERKTEMEIHFDEVDEKQKMFCVIQ from the exons ATGTCCAATCTTGAAATATTTTCGAACCGAAGACCACAGACCGAGAGGAGAAACATGTCGGCTGCAAG AAAGGAACTCCAGGAGGTCTTGTGCTGCTACACCGAAGATACCCTTGTCTACATCGACACAGTGAGAACATTCTGTGAGAGGAACCCCAAATGGATGCttgggagggagacagagttgGAAATGATGAGGGACATCAAATACAGGGCTGACAACATCGACCTAAGCATCGGCCATGTTGGACAGTCAAAGAACAAAGGTAAGGCCTTTTGGGAATATATGAAGAGCAAGGTGACCCAGGTGACTGCAGACAGCAGGCGTGCAGAGCTGGAGACGGAGCTGGCTGCTGTGCTGAAGGACACTCTGAGAGGCCTGGAGAAGCTCAACTGCTTCCTGGATGCTGTGGAGAATCTTGCGGTCACCTCACTTCATGTGTTCATGGAGCAGAATCAGGTGTTACATCTGCCAGAAGGGATCAGTCCTGAACATGTTCAGGTTGTCATCTCTGCTGCACGGATAATCTGCCCTCATCTCCTCGAGTTTAAAAGCGATACGAGTGTTTTCTTCCTTCCTAAACTTCAGAATGTGGAAGTGCTGGCATATCAGCTTGACAGTTACATAAAGACCACCCAGAAAATCTGTGAGAAGTTAGAGAAAAG CTCCTTAAGTGACTTTTGCCTGGAGATGAATGATGAATCTCTGGTGGACCTCGATGTGGATCTGTCTGAAGATGACATACAAAGGATGCTTCATCACATTAATCAGCTCGATGAAATCag GATGAACCAGAGCTTCCGTACGGTGTTCTTGTATCAGGATGAGCCGTGTTCTGGCTTCATCGATATGTTCAGCGAGCGACAGCCCCGGATGCTGCAGTTCCTAAAAGACCTGGAGGAGAATGCTGTTCAGCTAGACAGGATGAACACGGGGGCAAGGATCTCCAGTGTGGCCGGCAGCTCAGTGGGGGCAGTTGGAGGTGTGCTTTCCATCATTGGTTTGGCATTAATTCCTGTAACAGCTGGAGCGTCTTTAGTGCTGACATTGACTGGGGTAGGGCTGGGAATTACCAGTGGAGTCAACAGTGCTGTCACCACTGCCACAGAGATTGGAGTAAACCATACACAACAGAAGAAAGCCAGTGAAGTCTTCCAGAGCTTCATGGAGGATGTGCAGGATCTGCAGGATTGTCTGAAGGTCGAGATCAAAGAGGAAACAAGCCCGATAGATGTGGTTGTGGGAGTTGGCAAGGTGATTTCTAATGCTGCCTCTGCTGTTAAGATGTTAAAAAGTGAAGAGCTGATTGCAAGTGCTGGCAAAATGGCAGTGCAGGAAGGAAAAGCATTACGTAACGTGCCCAGGGTGGCAGCAGATATCCCAGATATCGGACAGGCAGCAGTCAAAGGGCCTCTTGCTCTCTCTAAGTCAGCCAGGGCCGGGCTCATCGGGCTCAATGCTCTTTTCCTTGGCATGGATATCTTCTTCATCTGTAAGGACAGCATCAGTCTGGCCAAAGGCAGCAAATCTGAAGTCTCTCAGTTCATCAGAGCCAGAACTGCACTTTGGCGCTCAGAATTGGATTCATTGCAGAAGATCCATGGCTTCCTGTGTGAAGGTCAGCTTACATCAGAGGAAAACAAAGCTATCCTGGAGAGCCCATTTTATCCAGAGAAGgagatgaagaaagaaagaaaaacagaaatggaaattCATTTTGATGAAGtggatgaaaaacaaaaaatgttttgtgtaaTACAGTAG